CGCGGGCTCGCCATTTTTTCTGACCGTCATGATGAATTCCGGCGTGCACTGGAGGAAGGAGTGCGTTATGCGCTCGCGCTCGGTGTACCGAATCTTCATTGCATGGCCGGAGTGTTGCCAAGGGACTTGCCGCGCGAGCGGGCGAAGGAGACGTATATGCGCCGCATTGACGAAGCGGCTGCAACGCTTGCTGTTCATGGTTTGACGCTGACGATTGAACCGATCAATCCGTTCGATATGCCCGGCTACTTTTTAACCGATATTGAGGAAGCGGCGGCGATCATCCGCGATCTCGGCCGGACGAATGTGAAATTGCAATATGACGTCTATCATATGGCTCGGCTCGGACGCAATGTGACAGCGATGTTTGCCGACTACGCACCGCTCATCGCGCATGTGCAATTCGCTGATGCCCCCGGGCGGCATGAGCCGGGGACGGGAGAGCTTCCGTATCGCGAGATTTTCGCATTTTTGCAAGAGCACGGCTACAATGGAGCGATTGGACTTGAGTACATTCCATCAGGGAAAAGCAGCGAAAGTTTTGTCTGGTATGATGAATACCGCGGAATGAAAGGGGGAGGCGGACGATGACACGCGTCGGCTTTATCGGATTGGGCGTGATGGGCTCGCGCATGGCTAGACGGCTGCTTGAAGCGGGATTCAATGTCACGGTGTACA
Above is a window of Geobacillus thermoleovorans DNA encoding:
- the hyi gene encoding hydroxypyruvate isomerase, which translates into the protein MKFAVNVSTIFTEAPFLARFAKAKQHGFSHVECQFPYSVAPEAIADELEQLELSLVLLNLPAGDWEKGERGLAIFSDRHDEFRRALEEGVRYALALGVPNLHCMAGVLPRDLPRERAKETYMRRIDEAAATLAVHGLTLTIEPINPFDMPGYFLTDIEEAAAIIRDLGRTNVKLQYDVYHMARLGRNVTAMFADYAPLIAHVQFADAPGRHEPGTGELPYREIFAFLQEHGYNGAIGLEYIPSGKSSESFVWYDEYRGMKGGGGR